The Pseudoalteromonas carrageenovora IAM 12662 DNA window CTAAATTTCATAACGTAGATATTCATAACCCTGCATTTGGCCAATATACCGTTGCATTAAATGAGCAAAATGCCATAAACCGCGACTTTGTACTTGAGTTTAAACCGCTTCAAAAAGAAAGCGCTCAGGCGGCATTTTTTACCCAGCAGTTTGAAAATGGCGACAGGTATGGGCTTGCAATGCTAATGCCGCCGGGGGATCACTTTGTACAAACGCAGCGCTTACCTCGTGAAATGGTATTTGTTGTAGATACGTCAGGCTCTATGCACGGGCAATCTATGGAACAAGCTAAAAAGGCCTTGTTTTATGCGCTTTCGTTACTCGATAGCGACGACAGTTTTAATATTATTGGCTTTGATAACGTGGTTACTCCAATGAGTGATAAGCCACTTATTGCCAGCGATTTTAATTTGCGCCGCGCAGAGCGCTTTATTTACAGCCTAGAGGCCGATGGTGGCACCGAAATACAAGGTGCGCTTAATGCAGTCCTTGATGGCAGTAGTTTTGAAGGCTTTGTACGCCAAGTCGTATTTTTAACTGATGGCAGCGTAAGTAACGAAGATGCTTTATTTAAAAACATTCAGCGTAAATTAGGCGATAGCCGTTTATTTACTGTAGGCATTGGCAGTGCACCTAATAGCTTTTTTATGCGCCGCGCTGCTGATATAGGCAAAGGATCATTTACTTTTATTGGCAGCAAAAATGAGGTGCAGCCTAAAATGCAGCAGCTATTTGATAAGCTCGCCCACCCGGCTATTACTAATTTAGCGCTAAGTGATGAAAGCGGTAATAGCTTAGATTTTTGGCCATCACCTTTACCCGATTTATACTTTGGTGAACCAATTATGGTGGCTATAAAGCTTGATAAAACAAACAATGTGGTACTTGCTGGGCAAACCGCACAAGGCCCATTAAGTATTAAATTAAGTGCACAAAATAGTGCAAATGCAAAAGGGATTGATAAGTTATGGGCGCGTCAAAAAATTAAGTCGCTGCTTTTATACAATGAGCAAAACGAAGTAAAGGACGAAGTACAAAGCCTGGCTCTCGCCCATCAATTACTGAGCCCGTTTACTGCTTTTATAGCTATTGAACACACTCAAATTAAAGACGTAGCAAAGCAAACCGCACTAGCTAAAAACACAGCGCCACAAGGCCTGGCTATGCGCTTACCACAAACCGATGGGCAAAGTAGGTTACATATATTACTCGGCTGTATTTTATTACTTAGCTGTGGCGCGCTTAAAATAAACCGAGGGCTTAATTTAAGTAAGGAACATAAATGAAAAAGTGGCTAAGTACAGGCTTATTAATTGCTGGGCTTGGATTATTTGGTCATGGTGTTTATATGCAAGCAAAGGCATGGCTTGCTCAAGTATTAATTGAGCAAGCATGGCAAGAAGCACTAAAGTCCCCAAGCGCTAAAGTAAAACCTTGGTTTTACGCCGACAACTTTGTAACTGCACAGCTTAATTGGCCTAAGCATAATAAAACGCTGACTGTATTGGCGGGGGCAAGCGGTCGAAATTTGGCATTTGCCCCAAGCCAATTTTTACCCGCCGGAGAGCTTGGTGGTAAAGCGCACGGTAATCCAAAAGGTGCGTTAATCGCGGGGCATAACGACACCCACTTTGCATTTTTGCAACACGCTAAAGTGGGTGAAATGTTCACTTTGCAATTGCAAAGCGCAGAAATACAAGTTTATAAAGTAACGGGGATAGAAGTGATTCATCAATCCCAACATGAGTTTTTACAAAAGTCGGGGCTTTATTTACTCACCTGTTACCCTTTTGATTCACTAGCTGCTGGTACTGATTTAAGGCTATTGGTTTCAGCTGAACTAATGCCAGATAAAGTAGTATCTGCATTAATATCTTCGCCAGATTCACTAAGTGGAATATCAACCACTAGTTCTTGATGACGCTGGCTTATCATTACACCAATAAACACGACAAAGATGCTTAGCCA harbors:
- a CDS encoding marine proteobacterial sortase target protein; translation: MLSNPTKMLTKVSIFIFLVSVLLVSFNSHAQSPKLELFDSGGAPLAPAIILKSDANMTLTGLINHVVVKQTYQNENPFAVNARYVFPLPDESAVHAMTMHIGDRVIKGQIDKKVEAEKKYHAAKKAGKQAALVRQQRANMFITNVANIGPGEQVVVELEYQEIIDYSGGTFAIRFPTTITPRYHAISGEVEQSNTERTAFNSAPNGWLSPVYSIQSAAQSHGDTPNSKFSLNINIDVGLELVDINSKFHNVDIHNPAFGQYTVALNEQNAINRDFVLEFKPLQKESAQAAFFTQQFENGDRYGLAMLMPPGDHFVQTQRLPREMVFVVDTSGSMHGQSMEQAKKALFYALSLLDSDDSFNIIGFDNVVTPMSDKPLIASDFNLRRAERFIYSLEADGGTEIQGALNAVLDGSSFEGFVRQVVFLTDGSVSNEDALFKNIQRKLGDSRLFTVGIGSAPNSFFMRRAADIGKGSFTFIGSKNEVQPKMQQLFDKLAHPAITNLALSDESGNSLDFWPSPLPDLYFGEPIMVAIKLDKTNNVVLAGQTAQGPLSIKLSAQNSANAKGIDKLWARQKIKSLLLYNEQNEVKDEVQSLALAHQLLSPFTAFIAIEHTQIKDVAKQTALAKNTAPQGLAMRLPQTDGQSRLHILLGCILLLSCGALKINRGLNLSKEHK